Below is a genomic region from Chryseobacterium scophthalmum.
GAATTTTCTTAAAACGTTTTTTGATAAGTATTTCCAGCCTTTTTTGATTCATTAAAGAGAGGGCAGTAAACAAATATCTTACTATTTTTTGTCTTTTAAGACTTGTGTTTAAATAAAAATAAGGAACAAAGCCTCCAAAAAGAACAACTTTCTCAAATGGTAGTTTATCAATATAATTTTTTACAAAAGGACCCATAGGTTTATTTAAACCTGGGGTGACAATTAAAATTTTAGGTTTTTTCATTGTGTTTTTTTAGATATCAAGAATTTGCCTGTAATAATCTTTAGTCATTATCATTTATCCTTTTGAGGATGTTTATATCTTTTGCATTAAAATTACAATAATTTGTAAAAATATCAAAACCCAAGACCAAGTATCATTTATTGAAAAATAGATTATGAATTTCCAGTTAAGCACTTTCAAGTTTCTAAAATACGACTAAAACATATTGATTTAAAGAGAACAAGGACAAAAAAAATGGTTTGTTATAACAGCAAAAATAAATTTTAGATTTATTTCTATATTTTTGTCTACAATTATTTATTAAATTCCCTCCATGCAACCATTAGTAACTGTTTCTATTCCCGTTTTTAAATGTGAAAAGTTTATCATCAGATGTTTAGAATCTGTGAAAAGCCAAACGTATAAAAATTTAGAAATTATTCTTGTTAATGATTGTACACCAGATAACAGTATGTTTCTTATCAAAAATTTTATGGAAGCTAATCAGGAACTCAATATCAAGATTATTGAGCATGAAGAAAATTCGGGGCTTTCTGTAGTAAGAAACAATGGGATAAAAGCAGCTACGGGGAAATATCTGTTTTTTTTAGATAGTGACGACGAGATTACGGCTAACTGTGTCGAATTATTGGTTGAAAAAGCTGAGAAAACAGACGCTCAGGTTATTGTAGCACAGAATAGATGGATTAACACTTTTGATAACAGCACAAAAGATTTCGGCTTTCCTACCATCGCAGAAAAAAAATACTACGATAACAATCTGGAAATATTTTCAGTTTACAGTAAAGGAGGATTTCCTTCATCATCATGGAACAAACTATATAAAAGAGACTTTATTGCCGACAACAAAATTTATTTTGTGCCAGGATTATTTGCGCAGGATGAGTTGTGGTTTTTTCATTTATTACTCAAAACAGAAACTTTGGCAATTATTGACGATATTACTTATCTGTACTATCTTCATGGCGAATCGGTTATCTTTAACAGGAAAAAAAAGAATTTTGAGAACTATCTTACTATTCTTGACTATTTTTCAAAGTCGTATAAAGAGGAAAAGAATCTGTTATTAAAAAGTCTTATTAAAAGTAAAATTATTCTTTTCAAAGAGATGGTTTTAGTGATGCAGTGGAAAGCGTTAAAAGACAGAGAATATCTGAAAACCAACATTTCCAGAATGCAAAAACTAACAAGATTAAATCTTGTGGATTATTTCAGTTCAAAATTTCCGATAGATGTTAAAAAGAAAAATTTTTTCCAAAGCTTACCGGCTAATTTTTCCTTAAAGCTTTTTATCTGGCGTTTTGAAAGATAATTTTCTATTTTTTGTACTTGTAAAAAGTAAATAGCAGGGAAAAATCTGATAACAATAAAGTGTTGTAAATTTTTGCAAAACCGCGAAACTGAGAAGTAACAATTTTTTTATCTAATTCGGTATAAGATTCCTGAAGTCTTTTTTTCTGCAGTAGTTTTTCTTCAGAATTCATGTTTTTAGAAAAGTAATGAAAAAGTTTAATTGCGTTGACAAGGTTTTTATATGCAGTAAATTCAAATATAGGACGGCGATTATCATAAATCCCTTTTTCTTTAAATAATTTACGAAGTAAATAATCTGTTCGGGCAAAATCAATTTTTTTAGGAGAAATCAGTTTTGATGATGAATCAGAATGTATGTAATGGGTATAGACAGCATCACAACTTCCTACAAATCTCGCTTCTTCCAAAATAAGTCTTTCAACAATTTCATCACCATTCAAAAGTGGTTCTGTAAAACGATAAGAGTGAGATTTAAAAACGTTTTTTCTGTACAATCCTCTGATATGATTGTCATATCTACCTACAGTGTCTTTCATAATCTGAGATCCTGTAAATTTTTTAAATTCAAAATTTTTTAAGTCAGATTGATAAATATTGTGGGTGTTTTTTATTTTCCCGTCCGTAAATTTTGTAATAACAATAGGACTTACAATATCAAGCTCGGGGTGAGCTAGAAATGTTTGGTAACATTTTTCAATCGTATCAAAATCAATCAGATCATCATGATCAAAAAGGAAAATAAATTCTCCTACAGCCTTTTCCTGTCCATAAGCCTTAGAATATTGAGCGTACTTCTGATTTTTTTTGGTATAAATTTTAATCCTAGAATCCTGTTCTGCAAAACGTTCCAAATCCTCTAATGTAGAATCTGTAGAACCATCATTTACACAAATGAATTCAATATTTGAATAAGTCTGATTCAGAAGGCAATTCATAGAAGATTTTACAAAATCTCCCAACTGTACAGAGTTGTAATATGTTGTGATAATTGAAATTAAAGGTAGTGCTTGCATATTTGTACAAATATCTGAATTTAATTTTATTAAATTGATTGAAACTTTAAGATCTAACTTGTGTAAAACTTTGACGCTCACAAATGTTCCATAAATAAGTTTTAAATTTGTCATATATTAATGATCTATGTGCGGAATTGCAGGTATTGTGAAAAAAAATATTTTAAACGATGATTTTTATAAAAGAAGTCTGAAAAATATGACCGATTCTATTATTCATCGTGGTCCGGATGATGAGGGTCATGAGTATTTTCAAAACTGTTTTTTAGGTTTCAGACGATTAGCGATTGTTGATCTTTCAAAAGACGGGCATCAACCAATGTACTCAAATACAAAAAATGAATGTATTGTCTTCAATGGAGAAATTTATGGTTATCGTGATTTAAAAAAGGATCTTTCTGAATATTCTTTCAAAAGTAATACAGATACAGAAGTTATTCTTTCACTGTATCAAAAATATGGTTCTGAGCTTCCAAAACATTTAAACGGAATGTTTTCTGTTGCAATTTGGGATGAAGAAAAACAACAGCTGTTTTGTGTAAGAGATCGTTTTGGAGAAAAGCCGTTTTACTATGCAACAGGAAAAAACGGTGAATTTATTTTTGCCTCTGAGATTAAA
It encodes:
- a CDS encoding glycosyltransferase: MQPLVTVSIPVFKCEKFIIRCLESVKSQTYKNLEIILVNDCTPDNSMFLIKNFMEANQELNIKIIEHEENSGLSVVRNNGIKAATGKYLFFLDSDDEITANCVELLVEKAEKTDAQVIVAQNRWINTFDNSTKDFGFPTIAEKKYYDNNLEIFSVYSKGGFPSSSWNKLYKRDFIADNKIYFVPGLFAQDELWFFHLLLKTETLAIIDDITYLYYLHGESVIFNRKKKNFENYLTILDYFSKSYKEEKNLLLKSLIKSKIILFKEMVLVMQWKALKDREYLKTNISRMQKLTRLNLVDYFSSKFPIDVKKKNFFQSLPANFSLKLFIWRFER
- a CDS encoding glycosyltransferase family A protein; this translates as MQALPLISIITTYYNSVQLGDFVKSSMNCLLNQTYSNIEFICVNDGSTDSTLEDLERFAEQDSRIKIYTKKNQKYAQYSKAYGQEKAVGEFIFLFDHDDLIDFDTIEKCYQTFLAHPELDIVSPIVITKFTDGKIKNTHNIYQSDLKNFEFKKFTGSQIMKDTVGRYDNHIRGLYRKNVFKSHSYRFTEPLLNGDEIVERLILEEARFVGSCDAVYTHYIHSDSSSKLISPKKIDFARTDYLLRKLFKEKGIYDNRRPIFEFTAYKNLVNAIKLFHYFSKNMNSEEKLLQKKRLQESYTELDKKIVTSQFRGFAKIYNTLLLSDFSLLFTFYKYKK